One Fontisphaera persica DNA window includes the following coding sequences:
- the atpG gene encoding ATP synthase F1 subunit gamma, whose amino-acid sequence MPSTRDIRRRIKSVKSTAQITKAMQMVAAAKMRKAQQAALAGRPYAALLNRVMAEVSHHAGDFQHPLMQARPVAKRAVILITTDKGLCGALNSNLLRESLKFDPATTVFIAAGRKGSQFVARTKRQLAAEFSYKDTPQFSEARAICKFACDLFTEEEVDEVQVLYTNFITTLNQRPEVRTLLPVGRLEAVSADFAGENKEEAPLPAGSSEFLFEPSAEQVFQALLPHYLNFQLYQYLLEAKASEHSARMVAMKNATDNANQLIRTLTLQYNKMRQAGITKELLEIASATMALE is encoded by the coding sequence ATGCCCAGCACGCGCGACATACGCCGCCGCATCAAGTCGGTCAAAAGCACGGCCCAGATTACCAAGGCCATGCAGATGGTGGCGGCGGCCAAGATGCGCAAGGCGCAGCAGGCCGCCCTGGCGGGCCGGCCCTATGCGGCCCTGCTCAACCGGGTGATGGCCGAAGTGTCCCACCATGCGGGCGACTTCCAGCATCCCTTGATGCAGGCGCGCCCGGTGGCCAAGCGGGCCGTCATTCTCATCACCACGGACAAGGGCCTGTGCGGCGCGCTGAACAGCAACCTGTTGCGGGAGAGCCTGAAGTTTGATCCGGCCACCACCGTGTTCATTGCGGCCGGGCGCAAAGGCTCCCAATTTGTCGCCCGCACCAAACGGCAACTGGCGGCGGAATTCAGTTACAAGGACACCCCGCAATTCAGCGAGGCGCGGGCGATATGCAAGTTTGCCTGCGACCTGTTCACCGAAGAGGAAGTGGATGAGGTGCAGGTGCTCTACACCAACTTCATTACCACCCTCAATCAGCGGCCGGAGGTGCGGACGCTCCTGCCCGTGGGCCGGCTGGAGGCAGTCTCCGCCGACTTTGCCGGTGAAAACAAGGAGGAGGCGCCCTTGCCGGCAGGCAGCTCGGAATTTTTGTTCGAGCCGTCCGCCGAGCAGGTGTTTCAAGCCCTGTTGCCGCATTATCTGAACTTCCAGCTCTACCAGTACCTGTTGGAAGCCAAGGCCAGCGAGCACAGCGCGCGGATGGTGGCCATGAAAAACGCGACCGACAACGCCAACCAGCTCATTCGCACGCTCACCCTGCAATACAACAAGATGCGCCAGGCAGGCATCACCAAGGAATTGCTGGAGATTGCCTCCGCCACGATGGCGCTGGAGTAA
- the atpA gene encoding F0F1 ATP synthase subunit alpha, which translates to MSNILQEIEAQITGVKSAVSRRNVGIVREIGDGVAKIEGLDDAMLNEMLDFGDGVTGLALNLEETEVGAIILGDYLKVKEGQEVRTTGKLLQVPVGMGLLGRVVNALGEPIDGKGPIKAAGAYPVEKIAPGIIKRRSVNQPVQTGIMAVDAMIPIGRGQRELIIGDRSTGKTTICIDTIINNARLNREAEQRGDKTYRPLYSIYVAIGQKQSNIARVISVLEQYQAMPYTIVVVASASDSATMQYLAPFAGAAMGEWFMDNGMDALIIYDDLSKHAVAYRQVSLVLRRPSGREAYPGDVFYLHSRLLERAARLNEKNGNGSLTALPIIETQAGDVSAYIPTNVISITDGQIFLETDLFYQGVRPAISVGISVSRVGSAAQVKAMKQVAGRIKGELAQFRELAAFAQFGSDLDARTLAQLERGKRIVEVFKQPQFHPVPVEIQVAILWTVQNGFMDDVPVDKIKDFQAKLTDFLVNRKADLIAQLEREKALSDLLVNQLKAAVTEFKQTYQ; encoded by the coding sequence ATGAGCAACATTCTGCAGGAAATTGAAGCCCAGATTACGGGCGTAAAAAGCGCGGTTTCCCGTCGCAATGTGGGCATCGTGCGCGAAATTGGCGACGGCGTGGCCAAGATAGAAGGGCTGGACGACGCCATGTTGAACGAGATGCTGGACTTCGGCGACGGCGTGACGGGGCTGGCCTTGAACCTGGAAGAGACGGAGGTGGGCGCCATCATTCTGGGTGATTACCTGAAGGTCAAGGAAGGCCAGGAGGTGCGCACCACGGGCAAGCTGTTGCAGGTGCCGGTGGGCATGGGCCTGCTGGGCCGGGTGGTTAATGCGCTGGGCGAGCCGATTGACGGCAAAGGCCCCATCAAGGCTGCCGGGGCCTATCCGGTGGAAAAGATTGCGCCCGGCATCATCAAGCGCCGCTCGGTGAATCAGCCGGTGCAGACGGGCATCATGGCGGTGGACGCGATGATTCCCATCGGCCGCGGCCAGCGCGAATTGATCATTGGCGATCGCTCCACGGGCAAGACCACCATCTGCATTGATACCATCATCAACAATGCCCGGTTGAACCGCGAGGCCGAGCAGCGGGGCGACAAGACCTACCGGCCGTTGTACAGCATTTACGTGGCCATTGGCCAGAAGCAGTCCAACATCGCGCGGGTCATCAGCGTGCTGGAGCAATACCAGGCCATGCCGTACACCATCGTGGTGGTGGCCTCGGCCTCGGACAGCGCCACCATGCAATACCTGGCACCGTTTGCGGGGGCGGCCATGGGTGAGTGGTTCATGGACAACGGGATGGACGCCCTGATTATTTACGATGATTTGTCCAAGCATGCCGTGGCTTACCGGCAGGTGTCGCTGGTGTTGCGCCGGCCCTCGGGACGCGAGGCCTACCCGGGTGACGTGTTCTACCTGCATAGCCGGTTGCTGGAGCGCGCGGCTCGGTTGAATGAAAAGAACGGCAACGGCTCCCTGACCGCCCTGCCCATCATTGAAACGCAGGCGGGTGACGTTTCGGCGTACATTCCCACCAACGTGATTTCCATCACCGACGGCCAGATTTTCCTGGAAACGGACTTGTTTTACCAGGGCGTGCGTCCGGCCATTTCGGTGGGCATCTCGGTGTCCCGCGTGGGGTCTGCCGCGCAGGTCAAGGCCATGAAACAAGTGGCCGGCCGCATCAAAGGCGAGCTGGCACAGTTCCGCGAGCTGGCGGCCTTTGCCCAGTTTGGCAGTGATTTGGACGCGCGGACGCTGGCGCAGCTCGAGCGGGGCAAGCGCATCGTGGAAGTGTTCAAGCAACCGCAGTTTCATCCGGTGCCGGTGGAAATCCAGGTGGCCATTTTGTGGACGGTGCAAAACGGTTTCATGGATGATGTGCCGGTGGACAAAATCAAGGATTTCCAGGCCAAGCTCACGGACTTTCTGGTCAACCGCAAAGCGGACCTGATAGCCCAGTTGGAGCGGGAAAAGGCGCTGAGCGACCTGCTGGTCAATCAGCTCAAGGCAGCGGTGACCGAGTTCAAGCAGACCTATCAATAA
- a CDS encoding F0F1 ATP synthase subunit delta codes for MKVTKQARREAKKLFALCKVNGVLDEGRARQVVAEVTARQPRGYLGILQHFQRLLRLEIQRRTARVESAIPLAAPLREGVQAGLIRRHGPGLRFEFVENPALLGGLRVQVGSEVWDGSVRSRLAELEERLAS; via the coding sequence GTGAAAGTGACCAAACAGGCGCGGCGCGAAGCCAAGAAGCTCTTTGCCTTGTGCAAGGTCAACGGCGTGCTGGACGAGGGACGCGCGCGGCAGGTGGTGGCGGAAGTGACGGCCCGCCAGCCGCGGGGGTACTTGGGCATTCTGCAGCATTTCCAGCGCCTGCTGCGCCTGGAAATCCAGCGCCGGACCGCGCGCGTGGAGAGTGCGATTCCACTGGCCGCCCCCCTGCGCGAGGGCGTGCAGGCGGGGCTGATTCGGCGGCACGGGCCGGGGTTGCGCTTCGAGTTTGTGGAGAATCCCGCGCTGCTGGGCGGCCTGCGGGTGCAGGTGGGCAGCGAGGTGTGGGACGGAAGCGTGCGCAGCCGCCTGGCTGAACTGGAAGAGCGGCTGGCGAGTTGA
- the atpF gene encoding F0F1 ATP synthase subunit B, with the protein MNSMLLLAAGTLQDTARETALTFGLDWPHFIAQCISFAIVAFLLHRFAYKPVLKMLEERKQRIAESLANAERIKEELAKTEQARQEILAQANAQANRAIEEARAAAAKVLETETQKAIAAANQIIAKANEANAAEIARLRAELKREIGRLAVQAAMQVTGKILTPEDQKRLVEETNRELAA; encoded by the coding sequence ATGAACAGCATGCTTTTGTTGGCCGCAGGCACGTTGCAGGATACGGCGCGTGAAACCGCCCTGACCTTCGGTCTGGACTGGCCGCATTTCATTGCGCAATGCATCAGCTTCGCCATTGTGGCCTTCCTGCTGCATCGGTTTGCGTACAAGCCGGTGCTCAAGATGCTGGAGGAGCGCAAACAGCGCATTGCCGAGAGCCTGGCCAACGCCGAGCGAATCAAGGAAGAGCTGGCCAAAACCGAGCAGGCACGGCAGGAGATTCTGGCTCAGGCCAATGCCCAGGCCAACCGGGCCATCGAGGAGGCGCGCGCCGCGGCCGCCAAGGTGCTGGAAACGGAAACGCAAAAGGCCATTGCGGCCGCCAATCAAATCATCGCCAAGGCCAACGAGGCCAATGCCGCGGAAATCGCCCGCCTGCGGGCCGAGTTGAAGCGGGAAATCGGGCGGCTGGCGGTGCAGGCGGCGATGCAGGTGACGGGCAAGATTTTGACGCCGGAAGACCAGAAGCGGTTGGTGGAGGAAACCAACCGCGAGCTGGCCGCTTGA
- a CDS encoding ATP synthase F0 subunit C: protein MLTPILAAAEPVAEAVKAAGMTGNLHIGLACLGAALGVGFIGMKASEAVGRNPGASTKILVQAILSTAFAEGIVFFAIFLAK, encoded by the coding sequence ATGTTGACGCCAATCCTTGCGGCGGCCGAACCGGTGGCCGAAGCCGTAAAAGCGGCGGGCATGACGGGCAACCTGCACATTGGGCTGGCCTGCCTGGGCGCAGCCCTGGGCGTGGGCTTCATTGGCATGAAAGCCTCTGAAGCGGTGGGGCGCAATCCGGGCGCCTCGACCAAAATCCTGGTGCAGGCCATTCTGAGCACCGCCTTTGCCGAAGGGATCGTGTTTTTCGCGATCTTTTTGGCGAAATAA
- the atpB gene encoding F0F1 ATP synthase subunit A — protein sequence MRWILHCIVLMGMALAGSLPADTGVAPNGPWLLAAQGLPEAAPDIFSLGPVKVSNSMVVTWIVALTVILFARVATRRMELVPSGKQNFVEWLVESLHDFLESIIGAELVKKTFWFFATIFIFILFSNWFGLIPGVGTIGWYDPEHPGHIARPLFRGVNADLNMTAAMAMIFFVMWTIWAFQANGAKGFVLHLFGPKGDTTGALKVLMILVFLLVGVLEVVSILFRPVSLSFRLYGNIFAGENMLESMARLVPALSWLIPIPFYFLEVLVGLVQALVFMLLTAVFTLLICTHEEGHEKGHH from the coding sequence ATGCGCTGGATTTTGCATTGCATTGTGCTGATGGGGATGGCACTGGCGGGCAGCCTGCCGGCGGACACCGGCGTGGCGCCCAACGGGCCGTGGCTGCTTGCGGCGCAGGGGTTGCCCGAGGCGGCGCCGGACATTTTTTCGCTGGGGCCGGTCAAGGTCAGCAACTCCATGGTGGTGACGTGGATTGTGGCGTTGACCGTCATTTTGTTTGCGCGGGTGGCCACGCGCCGCATGGAGCTGGTGCCTTCCGGCAAGCAAAACTTCGTGGAATGGCTGGTGGAAAGTCTGCATGATTTTCTGGAAAGCATCATCGGGGCCGAGCTGGTGAAAAAGACCTTCTGGTTTTTTGCCACCATTTTCATCTTCATTTTGTTCAGCAACTGGTTTGGCCTGATTCCCGGGGTGGGGACCATAGGCTGGTATGACCCGGAGCATCCCGGCCACATTGCCCGGCCCCTGTTCCGCGGGGTGAATGCCGATTTGAACATGACGGCGGCGATGGCGATGATTTTCTTTGTGATGTGGACAATCTGGGCGTTTCAGGCCAACGGCGCGAAGGGATTTGTGCTGCATTTGTTTGGGCCGAAGGGCGACACCACCGGCGCTTTGAAGGTGCTGATGATTCTGGTGTTTCTGCTGGTGGGGGTGCTGGAAGTGGTGTCCATCTTATTCCGCCCGGTTTCCCTGAGTTTTCGTCTTTATGGCAACATTTTTGCGGGGGAAAACATGCTGGAGAGCATGGCCCGGCTGGTGCCGGCCTTGAGCTGGCTGATTCCCATTCCGTTTTATTTTCTCGAAGTCCTGGTGGGCCTGGTGCAGGCGCTGGTGTTCATGCTGTTGACGGCGGTGTTCACCCTGCTGATTTGCACGCATGAGGAAGGACACGAGAAAGGACATCATTAA
- a CDS encoding LysE family translocator, with protein MSEIVAAGLVLGLSAGFAPGPLMTLVLMQSLKHGVKEGLKTSLVPLMTDLPVILLSLWFTAQASRLRPLLGVISLAGGLFVLRLAWQSLRPSLPAEDASTEPPRSWQKGLVTNFLSPNPWLFWFTVGAATVLKARQVGWDAVLVFFVIFYLLLCGIKALMAVVAGKGRAFLRGRAYRLVLQTLGVALAVFALSLFWEAWKYLGRS; from the coding sequence GTGTCGGAAATTGTTGCCGCGGGTCTGGTGCTGGGCTTGTCTGCCGGCTTTGCGCCGGGGCCGCTCATGACGCTGGTGCTGATGCAGTCTCTCAAGCACGGCGTCAAAGAGGGCCTCAAGACTTCCCTGGTGCCCCTGATGACGGATTTGCCGGTCATCCTGCTGTCCCTCTGGTTTACTGCGCAGGCCAGCCGGCTGCGCCCCCTCTTGGGCGTCATCTCCCTGGCGGGCGGCCTGTTTGTGCTGCGCCTGGCCTGGCAAAGCTTGCGCCCCTCCCTCCCCGCCGAGGACGCCTCGACCGAACCTCCCCGCTCCTGGCAAAAGGGACTGGTCACCAATTTTTTAAGCCCCAATCCGTGGCTTTTCTGGTTCACCGTGGGCGCCGCCACCGTTCTGAAAGCCCGCCAGGTGGGCTGGGACGCCGTCCTCGTTTTCTTCGTCATTTTCTATCTGCTGCTCTGCGGCATCAAGGCCCTGATGGCCGTCGTTGCCGGCAAAGGCCGGGCCTTCCTGCGGGGCCGGGCCTATCGGCTCGTGCTTCAAACCCTGGGTGTTGCCCTGGCCGTGTTTGCCCTGTCTCTCTTTTGGGAAGCCTGGAAATATCTGGGCCGCTCCTGA
- a CDS encoding sugar porter family MFS transporter codes for MAPTTQVSQSRGYVLLVCFVAALSGLLFGYDTGVIGGAIGFMRAKFSLNPAQEGWTAASILVGCMVGVLIAGPVADRLGRKRLLVIAGLLFGISSVGTALPQTLSVFIAFRLMAGVAVGAASMAAPMYIAEIAPADWRGRLISLNQLAIVTGIFVVYFANWFIASLGDATWNQEHGWRWMFASCVLPSLLFLVLLLWVPESPRWLVKQNRPEEARVILERVNGAEAAAAELSAIHAAIQQEEPGLGQLLRPGLRRALVIGIMLAFLQQFTGINAFIYFGAEIFKSMGSSTQTALIQHVLLGGVNFLFTLVAIATVDRLGRKPLMVAGSLGMGICLFGLYFSSGAGTGAASALKLVFILGYIACFALSLGPVTWVILAEIFPTRVRGRALGLATFCLWLGDYLVTQTYPMMAENEWLQTHFRQAFPFLLYGAFCVVEVLFVLLWVPETKGKTLEQIEAGWRHQS; via the coding sequence ATGGCGCCCACAACACAAGTTTCCCAGTCCCGCGGTTACGTGCTTCTGGTTTGCTTCGTGGCCGCTTTGTCCGGTTTGTTGTTTGGTTATGATACGGGAGTCATTGGCGGCGCCATTGGCTTCATGCGGGCCAAGTTTTCGCTCAATCCGGCGCAGGAAGGTTGGACCGCGGCGAGCATTTTGGTGGGGTGCATGGTGGGGGTTTTAATTGCCGGGCCGGTGGCAGACCGCCTCGGACGCAAGCGGTTGCTGGTCATTGCTGGTTTGTTGTTCGGCATTTCCTCGGTGGGCACGGCGCTGCCGCAGACTTTATCGGTGTTTATTGCTTTCCGCCTGATGGCCGGCGTGGCGGTGGGGGCAGCCTCCATGGCGGCGCCCATGTATATTGCGGAAATCGCTCCGGCGGACTGGCGCGGGCGGCTTATCTCGCTCAATCAACTGGCGATTGTGACCGGCATTTTTGTAGTCTATTTCGCCAACTGGTTCATCGCCAGTTTGGGGGACGCCACGTGGAATCAGGAGCATGGCTGGCGCTGGATGTTTGCCTCGTGTGTGCTGCCCTCCCTGTTGTTTCTGGTGTTGCTCCTCTGGGTGCCGGAAAGCCCGCGCTGGCTGGTGAAGCAAAACCGGCCCGAAGAAGCGCGGGTCATTTTGGAGCGGGTGAACGGGGCAGAAGCCGCCGCTGCCGAATTGTCCGCCATTCATGCCGCCATTCAGCAGGAGGAGCCGGGCTTGGGGCAGTTGTTGAGACCGGGCCTGCGGCGCGCCTTGGTGATTGGCATCATGCTGGCGTTTCTGCAGCAGTTCACGGGCATCAACGCGTTCATTTACTTTGGGGCGGAGATTTTCAAAAGCATGGGCAGCTCCACGCAGACGGCCTTGATTCAGCATGTCCTGCTGGGCGGGGTGAATTTCCTCTTTACGCTGGTCGCCATTGCCACGGTGGACCGCCTGGGCCGCAAGCCGTTGATGGTCGCCGGCAGCTTGGGGATGGGGATTTGTCTCTTTGGCCTGTATTTTTCCTCCGGGGCGGGTACCGGGGCCGCCAGCGCGCTTAAACTGGTTTTTATTTTGGGGTATATTGCCTGTTTTGCGCTGAGCCTGGGGCCGGTGACGTGGGTGATTTTGGCGGAAATATTTCCCACGCGGGTGCGGGGACGCGCGCTGGGCCTGGCCACGTTTTGCTTGTGGCTTGGGGATTACCTGGTCACCCAGACTTACCCCATGATGGCGGAAAACGAATGGCTCCAGACGCATTTCCGGCAGGCGTTTCCGTTTCTCTTGTACGGCGCATTTTGTGTGGTGGAGGTGCTGTTTGTGCTCTTGTGGGTGCCGGAAACCAAGGGCAAAACGCTGGAGCAAATCGAGGCTGGCTGGCGGCACCAGTCCTGA